Proteins encoded in a region of the Thermodesulfobacteriota bacterium genome:
- the atpG gene encoding ATP synthase F1 subunit gamma, which translates to MPSLKDIKNRIESVKSTQQITKAMKMVSAAKFRKAEEAIVQNRPYSDKMLEVLSSLALRTEEQAHPLLERRDPKAVALVVFTSDRGLCGSFNGSILRSVERFLREKAAQYEAVRLYLVGKKAREFFRNKSVDVIGERAELFGKVSYGEAQQIGREIVERYTNKELDLVYMVYNEFRSALSQQVVYDRLLPVEPLRVEPDTSTTEYLYEPSEADMLNSVLPRYVDVRVFRALLESTASEHGARMTAMDSATNNASDMISRLTLKYNRARQESITKELMDIVNGVESMR; encoded by the coding sequence ATGCCGAGCCTCAAGGACATCAAGAACCGGATCGAGAGCGTCAAGAGCACCCAGCAGATCACCAAGGCCATGAAGATGGTCTCGGCGGCGAAGTTCCGCAAAGCCGAGGAGGCCATCGTCCAGAACCGGCCCTACTCGGACAAGATGCTCGAAGTGCTCTCGAGCCTGGCGCTTCGCACCGAGGAACAGGCCCATCCCCTTCTGGAACGCCGGGACCCCAAGGCGGTGGCCCTCGTGGTCTTTACCTCGGACCGGGGCCTGTGCGGTTCCTTCAACGGGAGCATCCTGCGCAGCGTCGAGCGGTTCCTGCGGGAAAAGGCCGCACAGTACGAGGCCGTGCGCCTCTACCTCGTGGGCAAGAAGGCGCGGGAGTTCTTCCGCAACAAGAGCGTGGACGTCATCGGGGAGAGGGCCGAGCTCTTCGGCAAGGTGTCCTACGGGGAGGCCCAGCAGATCGGGCGCGAGATCGTAGAGCGCTATACCAACAAGGAGCTCGACCTCGTCTACATGGTGTACAACGAGTTCCGGTCCGCCCTCTCCCAGCAGGTGGTGTACGACCGACTGCTCCCCGTAGAGCCGCTGCGCGTAGAGCCCGACACCTCCACCACCGAGTACCTCTACGAGCCCAGCGAAGCCGATATGCTCAACTCGGTGCTCCCCCGGTACGTAGACGTGCGGGTGTTCCGGGCGCTCCTGGAAAGCACCGCCAGCGAGCACGGGGCCCGCATGACCGCCATGGACTCCGCCACGAACAACGCCAGCGACATGATCTCCCGGCTCACCCTCAAGTACAATCGCGCCCGCCAGGAGTCCATCACCAAGGAGCTCATGGACATCGTCAACGGCGTGGAGTCCATGAGATAG
- the atpD gene encoding F0F1 ATP synthase subunit beta has protein sequence MSEYGKVAQVIGAVVDVSFEGALPEIYTALKVSNPSISDQEWNLVLEVAQHLGEKTVRTIAMDSTEGLVRGVPVLNTGEMITMPVGREVLGRILNVIGEPVDEVGPVETKKRSPIHRGAPDFTEMSTEMQILETGIKVVDLLAPYLRGGKIGLFGGAGVGKTVLIMELINNVAKQHGGFSVFAGVGERTREGNDLWMEMKESGVIDKAALVYGQMNEPPGARARVALSALTVAEYFRDEEGQDVLLFIDNIFRFTQAGSEVSALLGRIPSAVGYQPTLATEMGELQERITTTSKGSITSVQAIYVPADDLTDPAPATAFAHLDATTVLSRQIAELGIYPAVDPLDSTSRVLSPQVVGDEHYKVARAVQQVLQRYKDLQDIIAILGMDELSEDDKLAVSRARKIQRFLSQPFFVAEAFTGTPGKYVSLKDTIRGFQEVVEGKHDDIPEQAFYMVGGIEEVAEKAKRLDAAV, from the coding sequence ATGAGTGAATACGGGAAGGTTGCTCAGGTCATCGGCGCCGTCGTGGACGTCTCCTTCGAGGGGGCGCTGCCCGAGATCTACACGGCCCTCAAGGTCTCGAATCCCAGCATCTCCGACCAGGAGTGGAACCTGGTGCTGGAGGTCGCCCAGCACCTGGGGGAGAAGACCGTGCGCACCATCGCCATGGACTCCACCGAGGGCCTGGTGCGGGGCGTGCCCGTCCTCAACACCGGCGAGATGATCACCATGCCCGTGGGGCGCGAGGTGCTCGGCCGCATCCTCAACGTCATCGGCGAGCCCGTGGACGAGGTGGGCCCGGTGGAGACGAAGAAGCGCAGCCCCATCCACAGGGGCGCGCCCGACTTCACCGAGATGAGCACCGAGATGCAGATCCTCGAGACCGGCATCAAGGTCGTCGACCTGCTGGCCCCCTACCTGCGGGGCGGCAAGATCGGCCTCTTCGGCGGCGCCGGCGTGGGCAAGACGGTGCTCATCATGGAGCTCATCAACAACGTGGCCAAGCAGCACGGCGGCTTTTCGGTCTTCGCCGGGGTGGGCGAGCGCACCCGCGAGGGCAACGACCTCTGGATGGAGATGAAGGAGTCGGGCGTCATCGACAAGGCGGCGCTCGTCTACGGGCAGATGAACGAGCCCCCGGGAGCCCGCGCCCGGGTCGCGCTCTCGGCGCTGACCGTGGCCGAGTACTTCCGCGACGAGGAGGGGCAGGACGTGCTCCTCTTCATCGACAACATCTTCCGCTTCACCCAGGCGGGCTCCGAGGTGTCGGCGCTGCTGGGCCGCATCCCCTCCGCCGTGGGCTACCAGCCCACCCTGGCCACCGAGATGGGCGAGCTCCAGGAGCGCATCACCACCACCTCCAAGGGCTCCATCACGTCGGTGCAGGCCATCTACGTGCCCGCCGACGACCTCACCGACCCGGCGCCGGCCACGGCCTTTGCCCATCTGGACGCCACCACGGTGCTCTCCCGGCAGATCGCCGAGCTGGGCATCTACCCTGCCGTGGACCCCCTGGACTCCACCAGCCGCGTCCTCTCCCCCCAGGTCGTGGGCGACGAGCACTACAAGGTCGCCCGGGCCGTCCAGCAGGTTCTCCAGCGCTACAAGGACCTCCAGGACATCATCGCCATCCTGGGCATGGACGAGCTCTCCGAGGACGACAAGCTCGCGGTCTCCCGCGCCCGCAAGATCCAGCGCTTCCTCTCCCAGCCCTTCTTCGTCGCCGAGGCGTTCACCGGCACGCCGGGCAAGTACGTCTCCCTCAAGGACACCATCCGCGGCTTCCAGGAGGTGGTGGAGGGCAAGCACGACGACATCCCCGAGCAAGCCTTCTACATGGTGGGCGGCATCGAAGAGGTCGCGGAGAAGGCCAAGCGCCTCGACGCCGCCGTCTAG